Within Quercus lobata isolate SW786 chromosome 5, ValleyOak3.0 Primary Assembly, whole genome shotgun sequence, the genomic segment ACTTTGTGTTTAGTGGTCCAGATTTTATGTTTTGGAACGTTTCTATCTGCTTGTATAAATTCAGTGGCTATTTATCAGAAAATTATCATCCAAACTTATCTTTTAAGGAGGCTAGATTATCTCGTATTATCCAAAAATTATCCTTTGTTCTCTATTTAAATTTCCTCAAATAAGCCACCATAGGTAACGATAAAGAACTGTGCGTTCCAACCAATTATTATATATCTAAATATATAGGTCTCTTTGTGttgggagaaattataaggtccttATGGTAGATAAATGATGCGGTTCACCATTTTAGTAAAATActcccacttgtttaaaattgtggagttttaaataaaaactaaatactgattcagcaattttaaataggtgAGAGAGTCTTTTACTGGAATAGTAGACAAATGACTTGGTCCACCATGAGTactgtataatttctcctaCCAAAGACTATAGGTTGCTGGTTTATAGGCAAATGAATTCAAAGATATTGATAATGGATATCTTCAGCTTTATTGGTAATTTGATTATCAATTTACACAATCTTTATTATGACTAGCTTCATCATATGTGCTTTGCGTGtgtgatgaggttttttaatttttattttttagtagtcctattttgtagccaaaaaaaaaaaaaaaaaactgtgtttttattaatatatatatatatatatatataattttttattttgagaatctaatttataagtagataaagaaatttgaaaatctacAAGAGAGTGACCCTATTTTTTAGACAATGTTTTAGTGGAAGTTAGGATTGTATTTTTACCGAattgtcctttaattttgtctctacttaaacagaGTGATGTAGGGGCagttttgaacaaaaaaatgaggatcctaaatagagaagccccttaaatagtagaaTAGATGACAATTTTCAGTAATAGAAGAGTAGTGGTTATATTTACCAAAACGTGCTTTGAGTAGGGGTGTACACGGTTCGGTTCGATTGGTtttggagaggttttttgcaCCACACCTATAGGGTGCGATTTCACACTATACTTGACCGCACCTCACATTTGGAAGGTAAAAACCGGTCTACACAAGGTGCAGTTAATCTTAGCAGCTTGATGTGGTTCATTTGGTTATATaagtatggaaaaaaaattatgtggctGAGtgcaaaagagaagagaaaaatggttGCTGGAAGCCTGAAAATCTGAGATTGAGAGGGAAACACTACTAATTGTTCGACGGGATTAGGGTTTGGAAGAAACATTATGTGGCTAAgagcaaaaaagaagagaaaaatggttAGGTGAGAGCCTGAGATTCTGATATTGAGagggaagaaaaatgaagaaaaatgaaggTGGCTGATGACTGATGAGTGACAGAGTTCTGAGTTTGAGAGGTGAGACCATGATAGGAGCAGAAGTCTAAAGACTAAAGAGGAGAAATGAAATTATGAGAGTAGTTGAGTCTTAGTAGGAGACAACTCAAGAGAAAAGACGTGTGTGGCTGAgatgaaaagagaaataaagaaaatcttgCACAGTAAATGACTCCATCAGTGACAATACgacattgttttttatttttttattttatttttgaaaaaacgcAAGTGGTAAGACAGTGAGTTAGTGACTAATacatgtggcattttttttttattattattattttttcagaaAAACGCATGTGGCAAGACTATAACCCATAGGGccatatgacattttttttttcaaaaaatacaagtaGGAAGACACTAGAGTTACTAGACAAGACCACTCACACTCAGTGATGAGACTATTTGGCTATTCCTTTTGACACACGTTTTTTGACTAAGAAAGGTAGCCTCACTTACACACgttaacttcttttttaattaaattttttttttataagaacgTTAGGCGTGTTCATGCTCATGGAtaagaattcaatttttttttttttttggacttgttCATGGATGAAAGCGTTAGGCTTAGGTGGCCTCTTCTCTTTAGCTCTTCTCAGAAtggtatgatatatatatatatatatatatatataacacgcTCGGGTCGGTGCCGGTATATCCATGAACAAACCTAGCTTTGAGTACCTTTTATGGGTTTAGAAATAGAATTGATGGCCTCCCTAGGATCCATACTCTTAAGGTTCATACTAATGTCAAACAAGTTAGGGCAAAACTAAGATTTTATAAATGGAGGGCcaaaattagaataaatataaaattgaactAATTTAATTGAATCATACAAGAAATATGAagagttggggggggggggaggattAACCATAtgtcttttgtaaattttaggTAAATTTAGGGGTAAAAGTCTAATGTTTGAGAAGTTTGGTTCTGCCCCTGAAACATGtctatgatattaaaaaaaaaaaaaaaaaccaatttggtccctaaactatATGCTCTTAGAAATGAAATTATTGTATTTAGCATATGGTTCGGGGACCAAATCGGAAGGGTGCTAATTGTATTttaccatttattttttatcctataaaatggtaaaatataataatttatgaGTAATGTTATGCTGTAATATTTTCTAGTTCTTTAACATcacatcatatcatatcatataatataatatataataaaagttgggcttagaagcCGTAGTTGCGCtaagtggcttcaccaaattacaacaatattttggataaaaatgattttttagatagagagaacaacttatttgttcttattaatttctttagataaaataacaataagcgTTATAACAAAATATGTAATATGCATCTAAGTTTCAATTGATAAAGACAacaacttatttgttcttatcaatttctataaataaagtagcaataagtattttaacaaaacatgcaacatgcatattttagataaaataagaataagtgttttaacaaaacatgtaaCGTGTATTTAAGTTTCAGTTGATAGAGACAacaacttaattattttttcttatcaatttttttttttaaaaaaataaataaagtaacaataagtgttttaacaaaacatgcaaaataCATCTAAGTTTTAGTTGATAAAgacaacaacatttttttttttttttgagaaagaagacaacaacttatttgttcttatcaatttatttttttagataaagtaacaataagtgttttatcaaacatgcaacatgcatctaagtttcagaaatttaaatcctactccaactaaaaatctattatgaaaatttcaaaacttatatatattcaacaatGGTCTTCCCATAAAATTTGCCTTGCAcccatgtttttgtttttttttttttgtttttttgagttGCAACTTACGCATATGAAATtaacaataatattataatatgcaAGTATTAGAAAAGATTTAACTACTTGATTTCGAACATAatcttcattaataaataaagaactataaaaaaaattttaaaaagtttttattcataattttaattacAGATATTATATATGGggacaaatatacaaaattatgcattttatataataataatcattcatTTAGTTAGAAACgagttttaaaattatgtaataataactcattttgttattatttctcaaaaaaaaagaaagaaaattcatggTTAAAGCCGTGCAATGCACGAGACTTTCACTAGTTTTCACAATAATTCATGTTACAGTCTagaagttattattggttttactTTGTACTCATatctaaaattactttttaacctagcaataataatatttatcataATTTATACTACAataatggtaaaataaataaaatatgaattaatttttattcttgttttggGCGATAAGCAATGGCATGGTCCGCATTGCTCTTTAAACCTGAACTGCGTAAGCTTAACCATGGTTCAGTTATCCACGCGGTTTTTCACTTTCCAGTTTCCAGACTCTCACAAACAAACGCTGGGTCACCTATCACCTACCACATCACTTGCTTACACAACACCCGTAACACGTGTACGGCCAAGATTACCCCACCCTTAAAAAAAACGCGTAAAGCCCAATTTCGCGCGCATTTATGCCCATCCGACGTGGCAATAAAGCATTTGATCGTGCTTTCACGTTGTTCAAATCACGCCCGCCTCACCGTCACCAAACTGCCACGTGTCAGTCATCACGGGTACTAGGTAGAactttcaaaatctttttttattttatttttaaaatattaaaaacaaattccttttgaaagaaattttccTTGTTAGCAAGGATAAGAGTACACAAAAAGTCACAAGGTGGGGCTGGTTGTTGTGACAGTTAAAGTGTTAGTTTGCATGTGAATGAGTTTTCCATGAGTTTCAATTCCTTGCTCTTTCTCTGCAATTCCTGCCATTAGGTACTCTTTTTAATTCCACTCtctctatttatttaattttttttttccggtgATTTGTTTTCTGAACGTGAATTCCAGAGAAagacaattttttgtttttttttttttttttgaaaatgaaagagTGTGAAGAGCAAACCCTAATTGATATTAGATTGACCTTTGGTCAGTTTTGTGTAGCTGTAAAATAGTTGATTGAGtgtttaatttgtatttttacaGTTTTGCTATGTACACGatggtttgattttcttgttgTTTAGTGTCCTTTTGGTTTCTCGTTAGCCAAACAAAACTGATAGTATAAATTTTCAAGCTTGTTAAGAGAGTCAAGTATAGTGAACTGTGAATCTAACTATACATGTTGTTTTATTCATCATAGTGGGTTATGTGTGCTGATTTTCCCTAAACTTTAGACTATGAGCGATTTTAGTCCCTGAAGTAGTTTAAACTGATTGCTTATAGTCCCTAACAAATTTAAAGTGGTCGGTTTTAGTCCTTACAAAACTTGAGGTGATCGATTTTAGTCCCTAATAAACTTGAAGTGATAGATTTTTAGTCCATGAGAAACTTGAAGTGATAGATTTTAGTTCCTTACAAACTGAAAGTGTTCTCTTTTAGTCCCTATGGAGTACAGAGTGATGACGTGTCAGTTTCAAGTCTTGCTAAGTCATCTAAGGGACTAAAAGCGAGCAAATTTAAAATTCAGGGATTAGAGTCACTCAggtgctaaattttagggagtCCCTAAGTAGTGATGACTTATCAGTTTTAAGTTTTGCCACGTCGTCTAATGGACTAAAAGCGAGTAAATTTAAACTTCAGGGATTAAAGTTGCTCatactaaattttatattgagtCTCTTCAATCTGTCAATTGACTTTGGACAATTGAAGATATTTTTCTGGTTGATTCAAGGACAACTGGGCCTCcagaagaaaagggaaaagattGGAAATGGTTAAGAACAAAATTGCATTACATTCACATACCCCTCTGCCTCACCGTACAATCCTCTCTTATACCCTCATGCCAATCTCTAACTGCCAAGTAACTAACTAACTGCCTAACTACCCAGCTAACTGCCAATACATCAGCACATGCTTCATACAATCAGCACATGCTTAATACAATAAAGATCACATGTCTAAATACAATCTCAGCACATGTCATGATCTAATCCAATGTACCTATACACTACACTCAGCTATACAACCACACTCAGCTATACAACCTGATGCAGCTAGCTCCTTAACAATACCCCCTCCTTAaaacaccttgcccacaaggtgaggGAACTGCCTTGAAAGAGAATGCAGGGGTTCCCAAGTGGCATCTTTTGCAGAACCCCCTTGCCACTGAACCAACAACTCAGCAATGACCCTTGAGTGTAGATTGAGCTCCCTGCTGTCCAAAATAGCCACTGGTTCAGGATTGAGAACTCCCACATCATTCACAGCTGGTAGGGTAGGAATTGGAAGAACGTGTTGCCCCAATTGCTTCTTAAGGCAAGAAACATAGAAAACCTCTGAAGAAGTTGTCccaattgattcttttttttaagaacaaagaaACCATAACGAATTAATAGCTTTATTGAAGTATTCACCTCATACCTCAAAGAATGTTCACAAATTCTTCACTTAGTTATCTCAggttgttagtttttagacctcttaaaaccacaatcaaattaacctaggtaattagccaagttgttacttagtccaaattccaagtctaggttattacaatcaaacaatcatatcatgcatagcagcggaaaataaataagacaatgatatgatcacccaggaaaaccaaaccggtaaaaaacctggggaggatttaacctaactatcctcaaggtaaaaagcaaatcccctagaaagaatcgaagttcatacaataagacttacaagcccccactcTCGAAGTTCTtgttgctacccaccagtagaacttactgacacgaccacgtgcaagctccgaatccacagactccttctttctttggcttttgcaaaacacaaacacccccgtttgtgactttgagatcccactcaaaggtttagcaacacaaactctcatgtttgtgactccaagaccacccttgaaggtttagatcatcaacacctttgatgacaagagaaggaagcaacttctacaatatcggatcttgagattcttcaaggaatagcaccggtagatgacataagagagctttttaggaacaaaaccctaaatacaaaagaggcacactcttttctctctgaaaaaccttataaaaacgtgcttagggttttctttatatactgggagaagtagattagaaaccctaatcctaaatgggcttaaactgctgtttgggctcaattaaaattctacagatacgactttcgattgatcgagtctgtctttcgatcgatcgaaccagacagtttatgaaatcttcttcctgcagcttgtatgttcttgaatcttgacttgaatcatctTGAGCATTgtttaataaaacctatagactctaagatctatatctagacaagtttgtgttcacgatttgccaattgttctaaacatttagaacctaacacaggCCTTGTGAAGAAGTAGAATGTTGAATGGAGGGAGAGGTATAGTGTAGAATGTCTTTGTTCTTAAATACTTCAATTGCTATGAATTGGATGAATTCTGGATTCAGGAGGTAATTGCAACTTGTAAGCAGCAGCTCCAATCCTCTGAAGAAGTTGGAAGGGTTCATAGAACCTCAGAGAGAGCTTGTGAGAAGCCCTGTGAGCCAGGGATTTCTGCTTAAATGGCTGCAACCTCAAGTAAACCTAGTCACCAACTTCAAAAAATCTATCTGATCTATGCTTGTCTGCTTGTAGTTTCATGGCATTTTGAGCTTGCACCAAATTATGCCTCAAAACAGCAATCAACTCTTGCCTAGAATGCAGTTGCCTATCCACAGCCTCAACCTTAATGGTACTAGGAATATAATCAAGGAGTTTAGGGCGAGGGATACCATATAAAGCTTCAAAGGGAGTACATTTAGTTGAAACGTGGAAGTTAGTATTGAACCAATACTCACACAAAGGTAACCACTCAACCCATTTAGCTGGTCTATCACTAGTGAAGGACCTAAGGTACTGCTCAAGACTCCTATTCACCACCTTAGTTTGGCCATCAGTTTGAGGGTGATAAGAAGAAGACATGGCCAATTGAACACCCTGCAACCTCATCAGCTCAGACCAGAAAAGGGAAGTAAAGGCAGGATCCCTATCACTAACAATTGAACTAGGCATCCCATGTAGTTTGAACACATGTTGAACAAATAAGGTAGCAACCTTGGAGGTTGAATAAGGATGAGATAAGGCAATAAAGTGGACATACTTAGTAAGCCGATCCACTACCACAAAGACAACATCCATTCTATGAGATTTTGGAAGACCTTCCACAAAGTCCATGCTAATATCAGACCAAGGCTTAGAAGGAATGGGAAGTGGCTACAACAACCCAGCTGGCCTACAAGTCTCATGCTTCATCTGTTGACATACAACACATTCCTTGATATAAGTCTTCAAGTCAGGCTTCATACCCTGCCACCAAAAGTCTTGCCTCAACCTATGAAAAGATTTCAAGTACCCAGAATGGCCACCCAGGGGACTGTCATGAACATGAGACAACACCTTAGGTATTAAACAACAGGATGGCCCCAAAAGTATCCTTCCTTTATATAGAATCAGACCATTATGCAAAGTGTAATGCTTAGGAGCAGTGCCTTGCTTAAGAGCAGTCAAGAGCTGTTGTGACACCTCATCTTTGAGATAACTTTGTTGTAATTCCTCAATCCAAGTAATGCTTGGAAAGGAAATGAGAAATAGGTGTGCATTAGGGTCTGCCACCTCATCAAAAGAGCATCCCAGTCTGGACAAGGCATCAACAACCTTGTTATCTTGACCGTTCTTGTACTCCACTACAAAAGCATAACCCAAAAGCTTAGAAATCCATTTTTGCTGTGTTGGGGGTGCCTATTTTCTGCTCTAACAAGAATTGCAAGCTTTGGTGATCGGTTTTTATGATGAATGGCTTGCCAAGAAGATAAGGTCTCCACCTTTTGACAGCTGTAACCAAGGCCAAGAACTCCTTTTCATAAGTAGAAAGGTGCAAACTTCTGCCCTTCAAAGCTTGACTGTGGAAGGCTATAGGTCTCTGTCCTTGCATCAAAACAGCACCTATTCCCACTCCTGAGGCATCACACTCAATAATAAATGGCTTAGAGAAATCAGGTAAAGCTAAGACAGGGGGATTCATGACAGCAGCCTTGAGGTGTTGAAAGGCAGAATTACCCTCAACAGTCCATTTAAAAGCATCCTTTCTCAGCAAATTAGTCAAGGGTGCAGCTATGAGACCATAATTTCTGATAAACTTCCTGTAATAACCCGTGAGCCTCAAAAAACCTCTCAAAGCTTTCACACAAGTAGGAGTTGGCCATTGCTGCATAGCCATAACTTTCTTAGGATTAGTTTTGACACCCTCACTTGACACAATGTGCCCCAAATACTTCACTTCAGAGCAGCCAAAGGAACACTTGCTCTTCTTAGCATAAAGCTGATTTTGAAGCAAAACACTAAGCACTGCCCTTAAGTGATTCAAGTGGTCTGCTAAGGACTGACTATAGACCAAgatatcataaaaaaataactagaaCAAACTTCCTCAAAAATGGTTTAAAGGTATCATTCATAAGAGCTTGGAAAGTGGAAGGAGCATTTGTGagaccaaaaggcatcaccaaGAATTCGTAGTGACCCTCTTGAGTCCTAAATGCAGTTTTAGGTACATCCTCAGCTTTCATTCTAATTTGATGGTAACAAGACCTTAAATTAAGCTTAGAAAAGATCATTGAACCACATAATTCATCAAGCAGTTCATCCACTACTGGTATAGGAAACTTATCTTTAATAGTGACTTGATTTAGAGCTCTATAATCTATACACATTCGCCAAGATCCATCAGCTTTCCTAACTAACAGAACAGGTGATGAAAATGGGCTTTGGCTTGGTCTAATAGAGCCAACTTCTAAAAGTTCTTTAacaattttctcaatttcagTTTTCTGAAAATAGGGATACTTGTAAGGCCTTCCACACACTGCTTGAGTGCCCTCCTTCAGTGGAATGCTATGCTCATGACCCCGAGAAGGAGGCAAGCCTTGAGGAACCTCAAACACAACTGCAAATTCTTCCAATAAAGACTCTAGTTCAAGTACAGGCAAGGTAGGTTCAGCAGTGAAAAGTTGGGTTGTGATCTACAACAAAAGGCCCTTCCTAGCAGGTTTCTTGAAGAAATGGCTTGCATCTTGAAGGGAGGAATGAGATGGCCTCAATCCCTTTTGAACCACTGTCTTGCCAAGCCACTGAAATGCCATAGTAAGCAGATTGAAGTCCCACTGTATTAACCCCAATGTTTTGAGCCACTGAGTACCCAAAACTAAATCACACCCTCCTAAAGGAAGCACATTAAGATCCATACAAAAGTGATGACCTTGCACTTGAACTTGCAAATCTTGACAAGCACCAAGTGACTTCACTGTAGCCCCATTGGCTATCTTCACATCAAAAGCTAGATCTGGATCAATGGCCAACTTCAAGCTTGAACACAACCCAGCATCTAGAAAATTGTGGGTACTGCTAGTGTCAATAAGAATCACCAAGCAGTGCCCTTGAATTTTCCCTTCAATTCTCATTGTGCCTGGAGAAGGACTGCCCACTAATGCATATAGTGTAATCTCAGGTGGATCTTGCAGCACATCCTGACCTTCTGACAAGACCACAGACCCATCTGCCTCCAACTGCACAAGTTGTGGACCAGAGGAAGGCAATTCTTGAGAAAAAGAAACTCCTAAGAGAAAAATCCTTGCTCCCTTACACTGATGTCCACTCTGCCACTTCTCATTACAATGATAACATAGACCCTTCTTCCTCCTTTCTTCCATATGAGCAGCTGTCAGTCTTTGCAGAGGCACCTTGGTTCTTGATTCTGATGTAGAGATGCTGTTCTTAGGCTTAGGAATTCCAAGAATGGATGGTCTTGAACCATCATGAGGAATCTTGCTAGACCTTCTACAACTCCAGAGATACTCCTCTTGCATCTTAGCAAGGCCAAAAGCTTCATTAAGGTTCTTGGAACCTAACATCCTTACAGGAAGTCTCACTTCATCCTTAAGCCCACTGAGAAAACAACTCAGTTTTTGAGGCTCAGACAAGCTTCGAACCCTATTAGAAATAGCCTCAAATTGCCCTTTATAAGCAATAACAGAACAGGTCTGCTTCAATCTTGTGAGTGACTCCATTGGATCATCATAAGAAGTAGCACCAAACCTTACATGCACTGCGTTAACAAATGCCTTCCAATCACTGAACAAACCAGAATTCTCAGCATCTTGAAACCAAATTAAGGCTTCCTCGTCCATGTGATACAATGCCATTAGAGCCTTTTGATGTTCAGGGGTGTTGTAGTAAGCATAGAATTGATTAGACTTGTAAATCCATGAAGCTGAATCTACCCCTGAGAAATGAGGGAACTCCAATCTCAAAGGCTTGGCACCTGATACAACAATGGAGTTTTCCACATTCTGAATCCCTCTCTGATTTTCTTCTTGAACCCGTACCTTTGTATTACTCAATCTTTGATCCACCTTTTGCATAAATTGAGCAATTACAACCAATTGTTGCTTCATCTCCAACAAGGTAACATCATGCCCTTCGAACTTGGCAGCTAAAGTTGCAATTTTCTCACTATTTGTCGTAGCTCTTGTTTCTGCCATGGATCAGTTACTGCTCTGATGCCAATTATTAAGTCTCTTCAATTTGTCAATTGACTTTGGACAATTGAAGATATTTTTCTGGTTGATTTCAAGGACAACCAGGCCTCCacaagaaaagggaaaagattGGAAATGGTTAAGAACAAAATTGCATTACATTCACATACCCCTCTGCCTCACCGTACAATCCTCTCATATACCCTCATGCCAATCTCTAACTGCCAAGTAACTAACTAACTGCCTAACTACCCAGCTAACTGCCAATATATCAGCACATGCTTCATACAATCAGCACATGCTTAATCCAATCAAGATCACGTGTCTAAATACAATCTCAGCACATGTCATGATCTAATCCAATGTACCTATACACTACACTCAGCTATACAACCTGATGCAGCTAGCTCCTTAACATTTTAGGGAGTCCTTAAGGAGTGACGATGtattagttttaagttttgcCATGTCATATAAGGTTCTAAAAGCGAGCAAATTTAAACTTTAAGGATTAAAGACGCTTAtgtcctaaattttagggagtCCCTAAGGAGTGATGACGTGTCAGTTTTAAGTTTTGCCACGTCATCTAAGGGACTAAAAGCGAGCAAATTTAAACTTTAGGGATTAAAGTTGCTCATACTAAATTTTTGGGAGTCCCTAAGGGGTGATGACGTGTCAATTTTAAGTTTTGCCATGTCAAATAAGGGATTAAAAGCGAGCAAATTTAAACTTTAGGGATTAAAGACGCTCATGTCCTAAATTTCAGGGAGTCCCTAAGGAGTGATTGTTAGTTTTAAGTTTTGCCATGTCATATAAGGGACTAAAAGCGAGCAAATTTCAACTTTAGGGATTAAAGTCGCTCAtgtcctaaattttagggagtTCTTAAGGAGTGATGTCGTGTCAGTTTTAAGTTTTGCCACGTCatattagggactaaaagtgatcACTTTAAATTTCAAGAATCAAAGTTGCTCAtgtgctaaattttagggagtCCCTAAGGAGTGATGACGTGTCAGTTTTAAGTTTTGCCACATCATCTAAGGGACTAAAAGTGAGCACTTTAAATTTCAAGAATCAAAGTTGCTCAagtgctaaattttagggagtCCCTAAGGAGTGATGACGTGtcagttttaagtttttctATGTCATCTAAGGGACTAAAAGTGAGCACTTTAAACTTCAAGAATCaaaggggctgtttggtaacgttgtttgtattttttggaaatatgtgtaatattgtttaaaagcTGAAAAGTGTTACTTAAACTACCATACCAAACGGCCCTTAGTCGCTCAagtgctaaattttagggagtCCCTAAGGAGTGATGATGTGTCAGTTTTAAGTTTTTCCACATCATTTAAGGGACTAAAAGTGAGCACTTTAAACTTCAAGAATCAAAGTCGTATGCTGAATTTTAGGGAGTCCCTAAGGAGTGATGACCTAAGGGACTAAAAGTGAGCACTTTAAACTTTAAGAATCAAAGTCATGTGCTGAATTTTAGGGAGTCCCTAAGGAGTGATGACGTgttagttttaagtttttccATGTCATCTAAGGGACCAAAAGCGAGCACTTTAAACTTTAGGGAT encodes:
- the LOC115989484 gene encoding uncharacterized protein LOC115989484, with amino-acid sequence MAETRATTNSEKIATLAAKFEGHDVTLLEMKQQLVVIAQFMQKVDQRLSNTKVRVQEENQRGIQNVENSIVVSGAKPLRLEFPHFSGVDSASWIYKSNQFYAYYNTPEHQKALMALYHMDEEALIWFQDAENSGLFSDWKAFVNAVHVRFGATSYDDPMESLTRLKQTCSVIAYKGQFEAISNRVRSLSEPQKLSCFLSGLKDEVRLPVRMLGSKNLNEAFGLAKMQEEYLWSCRRSSKIPHDGSRPSILGIPKPKNSISTSESRTKVPLQRLTAAHMEERRKKGLCYHCNEKWQSGHQCKGARIFLLGVSFSQELPSSGPQLVQLEADGSVVLSEGQDVLQDPPEITLYALVGSPSPGTMRIEGKIQGHCLVILIDTSSTHNFLDAGLCSSLKLAIDPDLAFDVKIANGATVKSLGACQDLQVQVQGHHFCMDLNVLPLGGCDLVLGTQWLKTLGLIQWDFNLLTMAFQWLGKTVVQKGLRPSHSSLQDASHFFKKPARKGLLL